A region from the Hydrogenimonas sp. genome encodes:
- a CDS encoding biopolymer transport protein ExbD/TolR, translating into MKRRKSLLLDMTPLVDVVFLLLIFFLVTSVFKKEELALLLNLPSAKEGEKVVEKKDISIELSEESVALNGQTLTLERLDILLADVKDKERPVVLRIDRHVRYGRITELFNILKRHELNNLVLVEEAEK; encoded by the coding sequence ATGAAACGACGTAAATCACTCCTGCTCGATATGACACCGTTGGTGGATGTCGTCTTTTTGCTGCTGATATTTTTTCTTGTCACCTCCGTTTTCAAAAAAGAGGAGCTGGCTCTGCTTCTGAATCTGCCGAGTGCCAAAGAGGGTGAAAAAGTAGTTGAGAAGAAGGATATATCCATCGAACTCTCTGAAGAGAGTGTGGCTTTAAACGGGCAGACGCTGACACTTGAGAGACTGGATATACTGCTGGCCGATGTCAAAGACAAAGAACGTCCCGTGGTTTTAAGAATCGACCGCCATGTAAGATATGGACGTATAACCGAGCTTTTCAATATTTTAAAGAGGCATGAGCTCAACAACCTGGTTCTTGTAGAAGAAGCCGAAAAGTAA
- a CDS encoding sulfide:quinone oxidoreductase, with translation MARVVVLGAGVSGHTAATFLRDWLGPQHEVVVVTPNSKWNWIPSNIWVGVGQMTKDDVVFELAPVYEKIGIDYRQAKAVSIHPEGGEAEDVPYVTIEYTGQGKEGEKELISYDYLINATGPKLNFGATEGLGPDNGYTVSVCTADHATHANEELQKLIAKMKSGERQKIVIGTGHGMCTCQGAAFEYIFNVDHELRKAGVRDLAEITWISNESFLGDFGIGGLHMKRGGYAASSRLFAESLYTERGIPWIIGAHVNKVEQGKIHYEQLDGSTGELEFDFSMLIPPFSGVGLKAYAKDGSDITDKIFAPNGFLKVDADYSGKPYEEWKASDWPRTYQNPDYRNIFAVGIAFAPPHGISKPMKSPNGTPINPTPPRTGMPSGIIGKTVAMSIRDMIEKGADKPTHHASMAEMGAACVASAGKGLTDGMAASLTVYPVVPDFEKYPGIGRDLDYTFGEIGLAGHWIKHILHHMFIYKAKLKPGWTLIPE, from the coding sequence ATGGCTAGAGTCGTTGTATTGGGTGCCGGTGTCTCTGGACATACAGCAGCCACTTTTTTGCGTGACTGGCTGGGACCGCAGCACGAGGTTGTTGTCGTTACGCCAAACAGCAAATGGAACTGGATTCCATCGAATATATGGGTCGGTGTAGGGCAGATGACCAAAGATGACGTTGTGTTCGAACTGGCCCCGGTTTATGAGAAGATAGGAATAGACTACCGTCAGGCGAAAGCGGTCTCGATCCACCCCGAAGGCGGCGAAGCGGAGGATGTTCCGTATGTTACCATAGAGTATACCGGTCAGGGTAAAGAGGGTGAGAAAGAGCTCATCTCATACGACTACCTGATAAACGCCACAGGACCGAAACTAAACTTCGGGGCTACCGAAGGTCTGGGTCCTGACAACGGGTATACCGTTTCCGTATGTACTGCCGACCACGCAACCCATGCAAACGAAGAGCTTCAAAAGCTCATCGCCAAGATGAAGAGCGGAGAGCGCCAGAAGATAGTTATAGGAACGGGCCACGGTATGTGTACCTGTCAGGGTGCCGCTTTCGAGTATATTTTCAATGTCGATCACGAATTGAGAAAAGCCGGGGTACGTGACCTGGCCGAAATTACATGGATCTCCAACGAATCCTTCCTCGGTGACTTCGGAATCGGCGGACTACACATGAAACGGGGCGGTTACGCCGCAAGCTCACGCCTTTTTGCAGAGTCTTTGTATACGGAAAGGGGGATCCCCTGGATTATAGGCGCCCATGTAAACAAGGTCGAACAGGGCAAAATCCACTACGAGCAGCTTGACGGCAGTACAGGCGAACTTGAGTTCGACTTTTCGATGCTGATTCCCCCATTCTCCGGTGTCGGTCTCAAAGCCTACGCGAAAGACGGCAGCGACATAACCGATAAAATCTTCGCACCGAACGGTTTTCTCAAGGTAGATGCGGATTACAGCGGAAAACCTTATGAGGAGTGGAAGGCGAGTGACTGGCCGAGAACATATCAGAACCCCGACTACAGAAATATATTCGCAGTCGGGATCGCATTTGCTCCGCCGCACGGAATTTCCAAGCCGATGAAAAGCCCCAACGGCACCCCGATAAACCCGACACCTCCGAGAACAGGTATGCCTTCCGGTATTATCGGAAAAACTGTGGCGATGTCAATCCGTGATATGATCGAAAAAGGTGCGGACAAACCTACCCATCACGCATCCATGGCCGAAATGGGAGCCGCATGTGTCGCATCCGCAGGGAAGGGTCTGACCGACGGTATGGCTGCATCTTTGACCGTATATCCCGTAGTGCCGGATTTCGAAAAATATCCGGGAATCGGTCGCGATCTGGATTATACATTCGGTGAAATAGGTCTCGCGGGACACTGGATAAAACATATACTGCATCATATGTTCATCTACAAAGCCAAGCTCAAGCCGGGCTGGACATTGATACCTGAATAA
- a CDS encoding peptide deformylase gives MSVKKELVVYPDERITIPSTDVRKFDETLFEVIDMMREIIEENDAEGLAAIQTGYPYNIVLAKDDDGAVLELINPRILSSDGRVVEKEKTLYYPDIEIEIPRYERIKLIYEDRTGKQHHLEASGRLSRIIQRKIDYTFGGTFLSKVSKQQREAVEKALAKKGLVPEVELCPTTSKRVYFLSVADKLLFFMFLTLFAKIFGVSEETLSSLYMFDKAGAVIVVLLMIGYFVFGRWEAKRYSSCTSCQIGNMLGSMAKRIAATLLIGGAAYFILGS, from the coding sequence ATGTCTGTCAAGAAAGAGCTTGTCGTATATCCAGATGAACGGATAACCATACCATCCACGGATGTTAGAAAATTCGATGAAACCCTTTTTGAAGTGATTGATATGATGAGAGAGATCATCGAGGAGAATGATGCCGAAGGTCTTGCGGCGATACAGACCGGATACCCCTACAATATTGTGCTGGCTAAAGATGACGACGGTGCCGTTTTGGAGCTTATAAACCCCAGAATTCTCAGCTCCGACGGCAGGGTTGTAGAGAAGGAGAAGACACTCTACTACCCGGACATAGAGATTGAGATTCCGCGTTACGAGAGGATAAAGCTGATATATGAAGACCGTACCGGCAAACAGCACCACCTAGAGGCATCCGGAAGACTCTCTCGTATCATACAGAGAAAAATAGACTACACATTCGGAGGGACATTTCTTTCGAAAGTTTCCAAGCAGCAAAGAGAGGCAGTCGAAAAAGCACTTGCAAAGAAGGGGCTGGTTCCGGAAGTTGAGCTCTGCCCTACAACATCGAAGCGTGTCTATTTTCTGAGTGTCGCGGACAAACTGCTCTTTTTCATGTTTCTTACACTCTTCGCAAAGATTTTCGGTGTTTCCGAAGAGACGCTCTCTTCACTCTACATGTTCGACAAAGCCGGTGCGGTCATAGTGGTGCTTCTTATGATCGGTTACTTCGTTTTCGGACGCTGGGAGGCGAAGAGATACAGCAGCTGCACAAGCTGCCAGATAGGCAATATGCTGGGCTCCATGGCCAAACGTATTGCTGCAACGCTCCTGATAGGCGGTGCTGCCTATTTCATTCTGGGCTCCTGA
- a CDS encoding peptide methionine sulfoxide reductase MsrA — MIKKLVITLFTAGLFAGNGVEMSETTERAVLGGGCFWCLEAVYEEVKGVEEVVSGYAGGTVENPTYEAVCSGSTGHAEVVEIMFRPDVVSFEELLDIFWSIHDPTTLNRQGADVGTQYRSVIFYRNEKQKEIAKKSKAEAQKRFSSPIVTEISPLEKFWPAEEYHQDYFRKNPYHGYCRAVVAPKVEKFKKEYSGWLK, encoded by the coding sequence ATGATAAAAAAACTTGTAATAACCCTTTTTACGGCCGGACTGTTTGCCGGAAACGGAGTGGAAATGTCTGAAACTACTGAAAGAGCTGTTCTCGGCGGAGGATGCTTCTGGTGTCTGGAAGCCGTTTACGAAGAGGTAAAAGGTGTGGAGGAGGTTGTCAGCGGTTATGCCGGCGGCACGGTGGAAAACCCAACATACGAGGCTGTCTGCAGCGGATCTACCGGTCATGCGGAGGTGGTGGAGATTATGTTCCGGCCCGATGTTGTCTCTTTCGAAGAGCTTCTCGATATATTCTGGAGTATTCATGACCCCACTACACTGAACAGGCAGGGGGCAGACGTCGGTACACAATACAGGTCTGTCATCTTCTATAGGAACGAAAAGCAGAAGGAGATAGCAAAAAAGTCGAAGGCTGAGGCCCAAAAGCGTTTCTCCTCACCGATAGTGACGGAGATTTCACCGCTTGAAAAGTTTTGGCCGGCAGAAGAGTACCACCAGGACTATTTCCGGAAAAATCCATATCACGGGTACTGCCGGGCTGTAGTAGCTCCGAAGGTAGAGAAGTTCAAAAAAGAGTATAGTGGGTGGCTGAAGTGA
- a CDS encoding ABC-type multidrug transport system, permease component — translation MGTFLALVTKELIGFFRSWGLVAIVLYSFTLDIYITGAGIEMQAKNIAVGYVDETGGGMSRKILSRLHMPEFQKPVPFLSREALSKSIYNREMMVGLIFGSDFEKNMKRYGHAEIDMLLDSVSATQSFQALQYLQNIVLDYSDIEIPVEVKIHKLFNPNATTSQFMAMAEMLSVITLLGVILTAAVFVREKENGTWDIMLLMPIDPRLIILAKSFSQVVVIMGGVVIATGIVLFGVFDVPINGSLAAFFLLSFFYAFTSSGIGLFVAAVSKSMLQVAQLSILIMMPLIFLSGAWTPIHAMHPLLQDLSLISPLRYYIEGSESIFFRGTGFTDLWSYFAGVIISGSVLYFYGFQKIGRLF, via the coding sequence ATGGGTACATTTTTGGCGCTTGTTACAAAAGAGCTGATAGGTTTTTTCCGTTCATGGGGGCTGGTCGCCATCGTGCTTTACTCCTTTACACTAGATATATACATCACCGGCGCCGGAATAGAGATGCAGGCAAAAAACATAGCTGTCGGTTACGTAGACGAAACAGGCGGCGGGATGAGCCGTAAGATTCTAAGCCGCCTGCATATGCCCGAGTTTCAAAAGCCGGTTCCTTTTTTATCTCGTGAAGCTTTGAGCAAAAGCATCTACAACCGCGAAATGATGGTTGGGCTGATATTCGGGTCCGACTTCGAAAAAAATATGAAAAGATACGGACATGCCGAGATAGATATGCTTCTCGATTCCGTATCGGCCACACAGAGCTTTCAGGCACTCCAGTATCTTCAGAACATTGTTCTGGATTATTCGGATATCGAGATTCCGGTAGAGGTGAAAATTCACAAGCTCTTCAACCCGAACGCGACCACATCACAGTTTATGGCTATGGCGGAGATGCTCTCCGTTATCACCCTTCTCGGAGTGATCCTTACCGCGGCGGTATTTGTCAGAGAGAAAGAGAACGGAACATGGGATATTATGCTGCTTATGCCGATAGATCCACGGCTTATCATACTGGCCAAAAGCTTCTCACAGGTTGTCGTTATTATGGGCGGTGTGGTCATAGCAACCGGTATCGTTCTCTTCGGAGTATTCGACGTTCCGATAAACGGCTCCCTGGCCGCCTTTTTTCTCCTATCTTTCTTTTATGCCTTCACAAGTTCCGGAATAGGTCTATTTGTGGCGGCCGTCTCGAAGAGTATGCTGCAGGTGGCCCAACTCTCGATTCTCATCATGATGCCCCTGATTTTTCTGAGCGGCGCATGGACGCCGATACATGCGATGCACCCGCTGTTGCAGGATCTCTCCCTGATTTCACCTCTGCGCTACTATATCGAGGGGAGTGAAAGCATATTTTTCAGAGGTACCGGTTTTACCGATTTGTGGAGCTATTTTGCCGGAGTCATCATATCGGGAAGTGTGCTATACTTCTACGGATTTCAAAAAATAGGAAGGCTTTTTTAA
- a CDS encoding multidrug ABC transporter — MNAAVIKAYILKEFKELLRSRLILIVYILPTMIIILFGYGIRMEVTNARTLIIDNDGSKISRDLAVKFRHSKYFDTDIVTGMSEKEALKRIKQARTDILIIIPGGFEKRLLHGEKTEIGVFIDGAFPVRATTMENYVKGVIFNAADALLKQKPKNLITINSRNLFNQAMRDEDAIVPGLIGLILLVAPAILSALLIVKEKEEGTIFNFFSSPIKKSEFIVAKLVPPLLLHSVNIFILFLWATWLFEVPFRGSFMLYWAAAEIYILISLGVGILVSIIARTQIVAIVLTIIITIIPGFLYSGMLMPISSMSGESRIEAHIYPVMYFNHIIYDTFLIGQGLDSEKNRLYLAILVFYAIFLILLGSRLMKKEIS; from the coding sequence ATGAATGCAGCGGTGATAAAGGCCTATATACTCAAAGAGTTCAAAGAGCTTCTGCGGTCGCGCCTTATTCTTATTGTCTATATTCTTCCGACTATGATCATAATTCTTTTCGGTTACGGAATACGTATGGAGGTGACGAACGCCAGGACACTCATAATCGACAACGACGGAAGCAAAATATCGCGCGATCTTGCCGTAAAATTCAGACACTCCAAATATTTCGATACCGATATCGTTACCGGAATGAGTGAAAAGGAGGCTCTCAAACGTATAAAACAGGCCAGAACCGACATTCTCATCATCATACCGGGCGGATTTGAAAAACGGCTTCTTCACGGGGAAAAAACGGAGATAGGGGTCTTTATCGACGGGGCTTTTCCTGTACGTGCCACTACTATGGAAAATTATGTAAAAGGGGTCATTTTCAATGCGGCAGATGCTCTCTTGAAGCAGAAGCCGAAAAACCTCATTACTATAAACAGCCGCAATCTCTTCAACCAGGCCATGCGTGACGAAGATGCTATAGTACCGGGCCTTATCGGTCTTATTCTGCTGGTGGCTCCCGCCATACTCTCGGCGCTGCTGATCGTCAAAGAGAAAGAGGAGGGGACCATTTTCAACTTCTTCTCTTCGCCGATAAAAAAGAGCGAGTTCATCGTCGCAAAACTGGTCCCTCCGCTGCTGCTTCACTCCGTTAATATATTCATACTTTTTCTATGGGCGACATGGCTCTTTGAAGTACCTTTCCGCGGAAGCTTCATGCTCTACTGGGCGGCGGCTGAGATATATATTCTTATAAGCCTCGGAGTCGGTATTCTCGTCTCTATCATTGCACGCACACAGATCGTCGCTATCGTTCTGACCATCATAATTACCATCATTCCCGGATTTCTATACTCCGGTATGCTGATGCCGATCTCCTCGATGAGCGGCGAATCGAGAATAGAGGCACATATCTACCCCGTAATGTATTTCAACCACATAATATATGACACATTTCTGATAGGGCAGGGGCTCGATTCCGAAAAAAACCGGCTCTATCTTGCCATCCTCGTTTTTTACGCGATCTTCCTGATTCTTCTAGGCTCGCGGCTAATGAAAAAGGAGATATCCTGA
- a CDS encoding ABC transporter multidrug efflux pump, fused ATP-binding domains: protein MSRDKKEVAAEEPVQAELEVKDVTVRHGDITAIKSASLFAKKGEIIGLIGADGAGKSSLMHAVAGVVRFEGVITFQGRSFHSPREAEELKSSIGLMPQGIGLVLYKNLTVSEHLSFFAKIRGVEENEAFEEYRERLLKMAGLERFTERAAGKLSGGMMQKLSLISTLVHRPKLLILDEPTTGVDPLSRRELWDILEEIRESEGTITLMSTAYMQEAAKMDRVYLFDSGSIIASGTADELIETVEEYTYSPVPCRSERCVSAGYYTYSLDPLDAPRKRPTLEALFFINALKRGVEIPEIEVSPRESTEPIPPVVMEAIGLTKRFGDFTADDHIDMELKSGEILGLLGANGAGKTTFIKMLLGLYPIDEGELTLLGRPIRSAKERRDLKGRIGYVSQHFSLYKDMTVRENLLYFASIHRLDPGKASERIERYAAELGFESYMDSLPTELPLGINQRFSVAAALLHEPVVLFLDEPTSGVDAIARSRFWHMLRLLKQKWGIAILITTHYMSEAEYCDRVVLLKEGRKVADDRVENLYKKHPDAESFEDIFLHYYEDRV from the coding sequence ATGAGTAGAGATAAAAAAGAGGTAGCGGCCGAAGAGCCGGTTCAGGCTGAACTGGAGGTAAAAGATGTCACAGTAAGGCATGGAGATATAACGGCCATAAAGAGTGCATCACTCTTTGCGAAAAAGGGTGAGATCATCGGCCTGATCGGAGCGGACGGCGCAGGAAAGAGCTCGCTCATGCATGCGGTTGCCGGGGTGGTCCGTTTCGAGGGTGTAATCACTTTTCAGGGGAGAAGTTTCCACTCTCCGAGAGAGGCTGAGGAGCTCAAGTCTTCTATCGGTCTTATGCCGCAGGGCATAGGGCTGGTACTCTACAAAAACCTCACGGTTTCGGAACACCTGAGCTTCTTCGCCAAGATCAGGGGAGTCGAAGAGAACGAAGCTTTCGAAGAGTACAGGGAGAGACTCCTGAAGATGGCCGGGCTCGAACGCTTTACGGAAAGAGCGGCGGGAAAGCTGAGCGGCGGCATGATGCAGAAGCTCTCGCTCATATCTACACTTGTCCATCGGCCGAAGCTTCTCATATTGGACGAACCGACCACCGGTGTCGATCCTCTCAGCCGCCGTGAACTGTGGGATATACTGGAGGAGATAAGAGAGAGTGAAGGGACGATAACGCTCATGAGTACCGCATATATGCAGGAGGCGGCGAAGATGGACCGTGTCTATCTTTTCGACTCCGGCAGCATCATAGCGTCGGGTACGGCCGACGAACTGATAGAAACGGTCGAAGAGTATACATACTCTCCCGTTCCGTGCAGAAGCGAAAGGTGTGTATCCGCAGGCTACTACACATACTCTCTCGATCCGTTGGATGCACCGCGAAAGAGGCCGACGCTTGAGGCGCTGTTTTTTATTAACGCTCTGAAAAGGGGGGTCGAAATACCGGAGATCGAAGTGAGCCCCAGGGAGAGTACGGAGCCGATACCACCTGTTGTCATGGAGGCAATAGGCCTTACAAAAAGATTCGGCGACTTCACAGCGGACGACCATATAGATATGGAGCTCAAAAGCGGGGAGATTCTGGGCCTACTCGGAGCGAACGGGGCAGGCAAAACCACGTTTATAAAGATGCTTCTCGGACTCTACCCGATAGACGAGGGTGAGTTGACACTTCTGGGCAGACCGATCAGAAGCGCCAAGGAGAGGCGCGATCTCAAGGGCAGGATCGGTTACGTAAGCCAGCACTTCTCCCTGTACAAAGATATGACCGTCAGGGAGAATCTTCTCTACTTTGCAAGTATTCATCGTCTCGATCCCGGGAAAGCATCCGAGCGGATAGAGCGTTATGCGGCAGAGCTCGGGTTCGAATCATATATGGATTCTCTGCCTACGGAGCTTCCTCTGGGAATAAACCAGCGCTTCTCCGTCGCTGCCGCGCTGCTTCATGAACCGGTCGTACTCTTTCTGGATGAACCTACATCGGGTGTTGATGCCATAGCCAGGAGCCGGTTTTGGCATATGCTCAGGCTTCTGAAGCAGAAGTGGGGTATAGCTATACTGATCACAACACACTATATGAGCGAAGCGGAGTACTGCGACCGGGTTGTTCTGCTGAAAGAGGGTAGGAAAGTGGCAGACGACAGAGTGGAAAATCTCTATAAAAAACATCCCGATGCAGAAAGTTTCGAAGATATATTTCTCCACTATTACGAGGATCGGGTATGA
- a CDS encoding major facilitator superfamily MFS_1 produces MKKIDRNVVLLGWVSFFTDMASAMINPILPIFVVTILHEGMDKLGIIVAVATFVSYALRLLSGYISDRYGVVKPLVVGGYALSALSKPLIGFTHGYKSVAGLKALERLGKGLRSAPKDLMIAHYSKKRSSGRTFGFHKTLDIAGELSGTLILLGLLYFLGESENVIRNIFFATLVPGLVGLFIVAFLVKDISQKRSDSKKRFTLTERDWSTVRSLFFYFFFLFFIFSEAFFTMQAKSVGIAVVMIPLLFVVSTSVQTLTSYLLGVWVDRIGAGKILAFAYLCGAAAQGLLYLQKPVFTWLSYALLGLFTVASLNANRALIAQKADNRGSVYGIFYAAVALFGAAGAYVSGMIWEHFGIDSALLFGLAGTASMALLYLLFGRYRNE; encoded by the coding sequence ATGAAAAAGATCGACAGAAATGTGGTTCTGCTCGGGTGGGTGAGTTTCTTCACCGACATGGCCTCCGCCATGATAAATCCGATACTGCCGATTTTTGTCGTAACCATACTTCATGAAGGGATGGACAAGCTGGGTATCATAGTGGCGGTTGCAACCTTCGTCTCCTATGCGCTTCGCCTCTTATCGGGCTACATAAGTGACCGCTACGGGGTTGTGAAGCCGCTCGTTGTAGGCGGGTATGCGCTATCCGCCTTGAGCAAGCCTCTCATAGGCTTTACACACGGCTACAAAAGCGTCGCCGGCCTGAAGGCGCTGGAGAGGCTCGGCAAAGGGCTCAGATCGGCCCCCAAAGATCTGATGATCGCACACTACAGTAAAAAGAGAAGTTCCGGCAGGACATTCGGTTTTCATAAAACTCTAGATATCGCAGGGGAGCTTAGCGGTACACTTATATTGCTGGGGCTTCTCTATTTTCTGGGTGAGAGCGAAAATGTGATTCGCAATATCTTCTTTGCGACACTGGTTCCCGGCCTTGTCGGACTCTTTATTGTCGCTTTTCTCGTAAAGGATATATCCCAAAAGAGGTCAGACTCCAAAAAGCGCTTCACTCTTACGGAGCGGGACTGGTCTACGGTCCGCTCACTCTTTTTCTACTTCTTTTTCCTCTTTTTCATATTCAGCGAAGCCTTTTTCACGATGCAGGCGAAAAGTGTCGGTATAGCCGTCGTCATGATCCCCCTTCTGTTTGTCGTCTCTACCTCGGTTCAGACTCTCACAAGCTATCTGCTAGGTGTATGGGTGGACAGAATAGGGGCCGGAAAGATTCTCGCTTTCGCCTATCTCTGCGGTGCTGCGGCACAGGGGCTGCTCTATCTGCAAAAGCCCGTTTTCACCTGGTTGTCGTACGCACTCCTGGGGCTCTTTACGGTCGCTTCTCTGAATGCCAACCGTGCACTCATCGCACAAAAGGCCGACAACAGGGGCTCGGTATACGGCATCTTCTATGCGGCCGTCGCCCTCTTCGGTGCGGCCGGTGCATACGTTTCCGGCATGATCTGGGAACATTTCGGAATCGATTCGGCGCTTCTTTTCGGACTTGCCGGCACTGCGTCAATGGCCCTTCTCTATCTTCTGTTCGGAAGATACCGCAATGAGTAG
- a CDS encoding HlyD family secretion protein, giving the protein MQLFKKYWLGLFGAALVVLAAFMIYEKLHPKKLPPNLIQGVGHIDGDLTTLNVKYPGRVVKIFVGEGDRVKRGEKLAQLDSDELRARLSRIAAEESAKRDELASKRVELEISKKRLPLLLEKSSAGLRAAESRKAQLKAEISSMREVVEQDDRDYARAENLYAKRLIQKELLEKSALKLKTDSQRLQGLIHKEIEVEAAISVAKADMREAEAVQKRIAALQKGIAALKEGVKAAAAAKKEVEAMMKEMTLASPVDGYVVEKIANEGEVVGSGMAVLTLIDPDSLYLKIFVDTIENGKIKIGDRAVIFLDSYPDRPIEAKVVRIAQRAEFTPKEVNVRSDRIQRVFALHIKPLKADPLLKLGIPATGVVALGNGTLPKSLNDLPQL; this is encoded by the coding sequence ATGCAGCTTTTCAAAAAATATTGGCTCGGACTCTTCGGTGCGGCTCTCGTTGTGCTGGCGGCCTTCATGATATACGAGAAGCTCCATCCGAAAAAGTTGCCGCCTAATCTCATCCAGGGGGTCGGACATATAGACGGTGACCTGACGACTCTGAATGTCAAATATCCGGGCAGAGTGGTGAAAATTTTCGTAGGTGAGGGAGATAGGGTAAAAAGAGGCGAAAAACTGGCACAGCTCGATAGTGACGAACTGAGAGCCAGGCTCTCCCGGATAGCTGCCGAAGAGTCGGCCAAAAGGGATGAGCTGGCTTCCAAAAGGGTAGAGTTGGAGATCTCGAAAAAGAGACTGCCGCTCCTCTTGGAAAAGTCATCGGCCGGCCTCAGAGCCGCAGAGTCCCGAAAGGCCCAGTTGAAAGCGGAGATTTCCTCTATGCGGGAGGTTGTGGAGCAGGACGACCGCGACTACGCAAGAGCCGAAAACCTCTATGCCAAGAGGCTGATCCAAAAGGAGCTTCTGGAAAAATCGGCTTTGAAGTTGAAGACCGACAGTCAGAGACTGCAAGGGCTCATACACAAAGAGATAGAGGTAGAAGCGGCCATCAGTGTTGCGAAAGCAGATATGAGAGAGGCTGAAGCCGTGCAGAAGAGGATCGCGGCGCTGCAAAAAGGCATTGCTGCGCTGAAAGAGGGCGTAAAAGCCGCTGCCGCCGCCAAAAAAGAGGTGGAGGCGATGATGAAAGAGATGACTCTCGCCTCTCCGGTCGACGGCTATGTCGTGGAAAAGATCGCAAACGAAGGAGAGGTTGTCGGAAGCGGAATGGCCGTTTTGACACTGATAGATCCGGACTCGCTCTATCTCAAAATATTCGTGGATACCATCGAAAACGGAAAGATAAAAATAGGAGACCGAGCCGTGATATTTCTCGACTCCTATCCAGATAGGCCGATAGAGGCCAAAGTTGTCCGCATAGCCCAGAGAGCCGAATTTACCCCGAAAGAGGTGAATGTAAGAAGTGACCGTATACAGCGCGTTTTTGCACTTCATATAAAGCCGCTGAAAGCCGACCCTCTTTTGAAACTCGGTATTCCGGCGACCGGGGTGGTGGCGCTTGGGAACGGAACTCTGCCCAAATCCCTGAACGACCTTCCGCAGCTATGA
- a CDS encoding phosphoribosyl transferase domain protein — MRVEEFRSIQQEVRIENAQVSVGGFLAVPEGAESIVLFAHGSGSSRFSSRNNYVASVLHEAGIATLLFDLLTESEEHDRRDIFDIDLLASRLVMATDWIASRDDTSGFKLGYFGASTGSAAALKASVITEHEVYAIVSRGGRPDMALDVIERVKAPTLLIVGGNDSGVIELNEAAYERLRCEKRLVLIPGATHLFEEPGALEKVSVIAKEWFVEHLERDL, encoded by the coding sequence ATGAGAGTTGAAGAGTTCCGTTCGATTCAGCAAGAGGTGAGAATAGAAAATGCTCAAGTAAGTGTCGGAGGTTTTCTGGCCGTTCCTGAAGGGGCAGAATCGATAGTGCTCTTTGCACACGGCAGCGGAAGCAGCCGTTTCAGCTCCAGAAACAACTATGTCGCTTCCGTTCTTCATGAGGCGGGAATAGCTACTTTACTGTTCGATCTTCTGACGGAAAGCGAGGAGCACGACAGAAGAGATATCTTCGATATCGATCTGCTGGCATCCAGGCTCGTAATGGCTACCGACTGGATAGCGTCAAGAGACGATACGTCAGGTTTCAAGCTCGGGTATTTCGGGGCAAGTACCGGTTCCGCGGCTGCACTGAAGGCATCTGTAATTACCGAACATGAAGTCTACGCAATCGTCTCCAGGGGCGGAAGGCCCGATATGGCTCTCGATGTCATAGAGCGTGTCAAAGCTCCGACTCTGCTCATTGTCGGAGGCAACGATTCCGGTGTGATAGAGCTGAACGAAGCAGCATACGAGCGCCTGAGATGTGAGAAACGACTCGTTCTGATACCCGGGGCAACACACCTTTTCGAAGAGCCCGGGGCATTGGAGAAGGTCTCCGTTATAGCGAAAGAGTGGTTTGTGGAGCACCTGGAAAGAGATCTGTGA